Proteins encoded in a region of the Sterolibacterium denitrificans genome:
- a CDS encoding MlaC/ttg2D family ABC transporter substrate-binding protein, with amino-acid sequence MKFASLFLAGLLFLSPALAGAQEVAPDVLVKTVTNEVLEVVRNDKDIQSGDSRKTIALVESKVLPHFNFSHMTRLAMARNWSKASAAQQKALTDEFRTLLVRTYSKALNEYKTQTIDFRPLKAKPGDTDVKVSTRINQTGSVKPITLDYYLEKQDTGWKVYDIEVGGISLVINYRDFFTSEIRKGGVDGLIQSLQEKNASSEKASSPADSRK; translated from the coding sequence ATGAAGTTCGCCAGTCTGTTTCTTGCCGGTTTGCTGTTCCTTTCCCCCGCGCTTGCCGGCGCGCAGGAAGTCGCCCCCGATGTCCTGGTCAAAACGGTGACCAATGAAGTACTGGAGGTGGTGCGCAACGATAAGGATATCCAGTCCGGAGACTCCAGGAAAACCATCGCGCTGGTCGAGAGCAAGGTGTTGCCGCACTTCAATTTCTCGCACATGACGCGTCTGGCGATGGCGCGCAACTGGAGCAAGGCCAGCGCTGCCCAGCAGAAGGCGCTGACGGACGAATTCCGCACCTTGCTGGTGCGCACCTACTCGAAGGCGCTCAACGAATACAAGACGCAGACCATCGACTTCAGGCCGCTCAAGGCCAAGCCGGGCGATACCGATGTCAAGGTCTCTACGCGGATCAACCAGACGGGCAGCGTCAAGCCGATCACCCTCGATTACTACCTGGAAAAACAGGATACCGGATGGAAGGTGTATGACATCGAGGTGGGCGGCATCAGCCTGGTGATCAATTACCGCGATTTCTTCACCAGCGAAATCCGCAAGGGTGGCGTCGATGGCCTGATCCAGTCGCTGCAGGAGAAAAATGCCAGCAGTGAAAAGGCCAGCAGCCCGGCCGACAGTCGGAAGTGA
- a CDS encoding chalcone isomerase family protein produces the protein MNKLLVTLLFCIAGLAHAAADIAGVKYEDKTKLDAAELQFNGAGLRSKLFLKVYAIGLYLPEKKTAAADVLALSGPKRLHIVTLRELTAEQFADALVGGIRKNHTDAEMAALKDRIEEFRLAILSVKTTAKGTLVTIDWLPESGTRLSIDGKPQGKDIAGADFYRALLQIWLGQKPAQDDLKDALLGKPQ, from the coding sequence ATGAACAAGCTGCTCGTCACCCTGCTGTTCTGCATCGCCGGCCTGGCCCATGCCGCTGCCGACATCGCCGGCGTCAAATACGAAGACAAGACGAAACTCGACGCCGCCGAGCTGCAATTCAACGGCGCCGGCCTGCGTTCGAAGCTGTTCCTCAAGGTGTATGCGATCGGCCTGTACCTGCCGGAAAAGAAGACGGCGGCCGCCGACGTGCTCGCGCTGAGCGGCCCGAAGCGCCTGCACATCGTCACCTTGCGCGAACTGACCGCCGAACAATTTGCCGATGCGCTGGTCGGCGGCATCCGCAAGAACCATACGGATGCCGAAATGGCGGCGCTGAAGGATCGCATCGAGGAATTTCGCCTGGCGATCCTCTCCGTCAAAACCACCGCCAAGGGCACGCTCGTCACCATCGACTGGCTGCCGGAAAGCGGCACGCGCCTGAGCATCGACGGCAAGCCGCAGGGCAAGGACATCGCCGGCGCGGATTTTTACCGCGCCCTGCTGCAAATCTGGCTCGGCCAGAAACCGGCGCAGGATGACCTGAAGGATGCGCTGCTCGGCAAACCGCAGTAA
- a CDS encoding VacJ family lipoprotein, with protein sequence MDDNFVNKWFAGQRRGMLVLALAAGMLAGCATSGNPRDPIEGFNRAMFDINDGLDKAIVRPIAQGYEAALPAPVRKGVTNFFANIGDVFIAINNLLQGKVPEALSDVSRVAVNTTFGLLGVIDVASDLGLEKHEEDFGQTFGRWGVEDGPYLVLPLFGPSTLRDAVGLVADTHADPVVWVDDVPSRNLLLATRAIDNRAGLLSADKIVEEAALDRYSYMRDAYLQRRRSLIYDGDPPREKDYSADFQFGAATEPAVIRMRLEPVIGSANLVVERYDGEESSAATAPSVLIPEPLRPALVTMAWANAANPLLLPAAGQHGH encoded by the coding sequence ATGGATGACAATTTCGTGAATAAGTGGTTTGCCGGACAGCGCAGGGGAATGCTGGTTCTGGCGCTGGCTGCCGGGATGTTGGCCGGGTGTGCCACTTCGGGCAATCCGCGCGATCCCATCGAGGGCTTCAACCGGGCGATGTTCGACATCAACGACGGTCTCGACAAGGCCATCGTCAGACCGATCGCCCAAGGCTATGAAGCCGCGCTGCCGGCGCCGGTACGCAAGGGTGTGACCAACTTCTTCGCCAATATCGGCGATGTCTTCATTGCCATCAACAACCTGCTGCAGGGCAAGGTGCCCGAGGCCCTGAGCGACGTCAGCCGCGTTGCCGTCAATACGACCTTTGGCCTGCTCGGGGTGATCGACGTCGCCAGCGACCTCGGCCTGGAGAAGCACGAGGAGGACTTCGGCCAGACCTTCGGGCGCTGGGGCGTCGAGGACGGCCCCTACCTGGTATTGCCGCTGTTCGGTCCCAGCACGCTGCGTGATGCCGTTGGCCTGGTTGCCGATACGCATGCCGATCCGGTGGTCTGGGTCGATGACGTTCCGTCGCGCAACCTGCTGCTGGCGACTCGCGCCATTGACAATCGCGCCGGCCTGCTTTCCGCCGACAAGATCGTCGAGGAGGCGGCACTGGATCGTTATTCGTACATGCGCGATGCCTATCTGCAGCGGCGGCGCAGCCTGATTTATGACGGCGATCCCCCGCGCGAGAAGGACTATTCGGCGGATTTCCAGTTCGGTGCCGCAACCGAGCCTGCCGTCATCAGGATGCGGCTGGAGCCGGTGATCGGATCGGCAAATCTCGTCGTCGAACGCTATGACGGCGAAGAGTCATCTGCCGCCACGGCGCCGTCGGTGCTGATTCCGGAGCCGCTGCGTCCGGCGCTGGTGACCATGGCCTGGGCGAATGCGGCAAACCCGCTGTTGTTGCCGGCGGCCGGGCAGCACGGGCACTGA
- a CDS encoding ABC transporter ATP-binding protein: MATASHAADDCLVRLSNVNFAYDRRPVLSGINMEIPRGKVVAIMGSSGCGKTTTLRLIGGQLKPVSGEVWVNGQLVNDLGADALYALRRRMGMLFQFGALFTDMSVYENVAFQMREHTDLPEDLIRDLVMMKLHSVGLRGAHDLMPAELSGGMARRVALARAIALDPLLIMYDEPFAGLDPISLAVVGDLIRRLNDALGASSIIVTHDVQESLKIVDYVYFVSAGKIVAEGTPAQIKASTTPYVHQFIWGEADGPVAFHYPAHAYADEIMNQPMRAAGGRHA; this comes from the coding sequence GTGGCTACTGCATCACACGCTGCTGACGACTGCCTGGTACGACTCAGCAACGTAAATTTCGCCTACGACCGACGCCCGGTGCTCTCCGGCATCAACATGGAGATTCCGCGCGGCAAGGTCGTCGCCATCATGGGCAGCAGCGGTTGCGGCAAGACCACGACGCTGCGCCTGATTGGCGGCCAGCTCAAGCCTGTCAGCGGCGAGGTGTGGGTGAATGGCCAGCTGGTGAACGACCTCGGCGCAGATGCCCTCTATGCATTGCGGCGGCGCATGGGCATGCTGTTCCAGTTCGGCGCGCTGTTTACCGACATGTCGGTGTATGAGAACGTGGCTTTCCAGATGCGCGAGCATACCGATCTGCCGGAAGACCTGATCCGCGATCTGGTGATGATGAAGCTGCATTCCGTCGGCCTGCGCGGGGCGCATGATCTGATGCCTGCCGAGCTTTCCGGCGGCATGGCGCGGCGCGTGGCGCTGGCGCGGGCGATCGCCCTCGATCCGCTGCTGATCATGTACGATGAACCCTTTGCCGGCCTCGATCCGATTTCGCTGGCGGTGGTCGGCGATCTGATTCGCCGCCTGAACGATGCGCTCGGCGCCAGCTCCATCATCGTCACCCACGATGTGCAGGAATCGCTGAAGATCGTCGATTACGTCTATTTCGTCTCGGCCGGCAAGATCGTTGCCGAAGGCACGCCGGCCCAGATCAAGGCCTCGACCACGCCCTATGTGCATCAGTTCATCTGGGGCGAGGCCGACGGTCCGGTGGCGTTTCATTATCCGGCGCACGCCTATGCCGATGAAATCATGAATCAGCCCATGCGCGCCGCGGGAGGCCGCCATGCTTGA
- the lptE gene encoding LPS assembly lipoprotein LptE: protein MRLSWTRLCLLAAATLLLAACGFQLRGAYPLAFDSIYLGMPETGEMHARLKRSIMAGSKVDVANSREAAQVMLQVLTDRQAKNILSLSAAGRVSEYQLVRTFSFRLVGTDNREWLSPGQITVRRDISYNDDQVLSKESEETLLWRDMQNDLIQQILRRLSAAKVPPPPSPAAAAAGGDGAGQPQN, encoded by the coding sequence ATGCGCCTCTCCTGGACCCGCCTCTGTCTCCTCGCCGCCGCCACGTTGCTGCTGGCCGCCTGCGGCTTCCAGTTGCGCGGCGCCTATCCGCTGGCCTTCGACAGCATCTACCTCGGCATGCCCGAAACCGGGGAAATGCACGCCCGCCTCAAGCGCTCCATCATGGCCGGCAGCAAAGTGGACGTCGCCAACAGCCGGGAAGCGGCACAGGTGATGCTGCAAGTACTCACCGACCGTCAGGCCAAGAACATACTCAGTCTTTCCGCCGCCGGGCGCGTCAGCGAATATCAGTTGGTGCGCACTTTCAGCTTTCGTCTCGTCGGTACCGACAATCGCGAATGGCTATCGCCCGGCCAGATCACCGTGCGCCGCGACATCAGCTACAACGACGACCAGGTGCTGTCCAAGGAATCCGAAGAAACCCTGCTCTGGCGCGACATGCAGAACGATCTGATACAGCAGATCCTGCGCCGTCTTTCCGCCGCCAAAGTGCCGCCGCCACCGTCACCGGCTGCCGCAGCCGCCGGCGGCGATGGCGCCGGTCAGCCACAAAACTGA
- the mlaD gene encoding outer membrane lipid asymmetry maintenance protein MlaD: MNRATIDLWVGIFVAIGLGSLLFLALKVGNLASSNMGETYRLEAKFDNIGGLKVRGAIKTAGVVIGRVTDIRLDAEDYEAVVGLQIDKRYQFDKETTATINTSGLLGEQYVGLEVGGSPDMMKAGETIRKTQSAVVLEKLISQFMFNKAAEDDGGR, encoded by the coding sequence ATGAACCGCGCAACCATCGACCTGTGGGTCGGCATCTTCGTCGCTATTGGCCTGGGCTCGTTGCTGTTCCTCGCCCTCAAGGTGGGCAATCTGGCCTCATCCAATATGGGCGAGACATACCGTCTGGAAGCCAAATTTGATAATATCGGCGGCCTGAAGGTGCGCGGGGCGATCAAGACGGCAGGTGTCGTGATCGGGCGCGTCACGGACATACGGCTCGACGCCGAAGATTATGAAGCCGTCGTCGGCCTGCAGATCGACAAGCGCTACCAGTTTGACAAGGAAACCACCGCCACCATCAACACCTCGGGCCTACTTGGCGAGCAATACGTCGGACTGGAAGTCGGCGGTTCTCCCGACATGATGAAGGCGGGTGAGACGATCAGAAAGACCCAGTCGGCGGTCGTGCTGGAGAAGTTGATCAGCCAGTTCATGTTCAACAAAGCGGCCGAAGACGACGGCGGGCGGTAA
- a CDS encoding glutamate-5-semialdehyde dehydrogenase: MKPIDDITAYMENLGRAARAASRLTAAASTAAKNAALLEMARQIRAQQDALLAANAADLAEARTNGLDAALIDRLTLTAKSVEAMAQGLEQVAQLPDPVGEITDLKRRPSGIQVGKMRVPLGVIGIIYEARPNVTADAAALCLKSGNAAILRGGKEALRANQAIAACVRTGLKAAGLPETAVQVIETTDRAAVGSLITMPEYVDVIVPRGGKGLIERISKEARVPVIKHLDGNCHVYVDEAADPEKALNIVDNAKTQRYGTCNTAESLLVARAVATTLLPRIAAMLTAKGVEIRGCAETRALLPNAKEATEQDWYEEYLAPIIAVKVVAGLDEAIEHINRYSSQHTEAIVSENYTHAMRFLREVDSSSVMVNASTRFADGFEYGLGAEIGISTDKIHARGPVGLDGLTSQKWIVLGNGEVRS; the protein is encoded by the coding sequence ATGAAACCGATCGACGACATCACCGCCTACATGGAAAATCTCGGCCGGGCGGCGCGCGCCGCTTCGCGCCTGACCGCTGCCGCCTCGACCGCCGCGAAGAATGCCGCGCTGCTCGAAATGGCGCGGCAGATCCGCGCACAGCAGGACGCGCTGCTCGCCGCCAACGCCGCCGACCTCGCGGAGGCCAGGACCAACGGTCTCGACGCCGCGCTGATCGACCGCCTGACGCTGACCGCCAAGAGCGTCGAAGCGATGGCGCAGGGACTCGAACAGGTCGCTCAGCTTCCCGATCCGGTCGGCGAAATCACCGACCTCAAGCGCCGGCCGAGCGGCATCCAGGTCGGCAAGATGCGCGTGCCGCTGGGGGTGATCGGCATCATCTACGAAGCCCGCCCCAACGTCACCGCCGATGCCGCGGCGCTGTGCCTGAAGTCGGGCAACGCCGCCATCCTGCGCGGCGGCAAGGAAGCGTTGCGCGCCAACCAGGCCATCGCCGCCTGCGTGCGCACCGGACTCAAGGCGGCCGGCCTGCCGGAAACCGCCGTGCAGGTGATCGAGACCACCGACCGCGCCGCCGTCGGCAGCCTCATCACCATGCCCGAATACGTCGATGTGATCGTGCCACGCGGCGGCAAGGGCCTGATCGAGCGCATCTCGAAGGAGGCGCGCGTGCCGGTGATCAAGCATCTCGACGGCAACTGCCATGTCTATGTCGATGAAGCGGCCGATCCCGAGAAGGCGCTGAATATCGTCGACAACGCCAAGACCCAGCGTTACGGCACCTGCAACACCGCCGAATCGCTGCTGGTGGCGCGCGCCGTCGCCACCACGCTGCTGCCGCGCATCGCGGCGATGCTGACGGCCAAGGGCGTCGAAATCCGCGGCTGCGCCGAGACGCGCGCGCTGCTGCCGAACGCCAAAGAGGCAACGGAACAGGACTGGTACGAGGAATATCTGGCACCCATCATTGCCGTGAAAGTCGTCGCCGGCCTCGACGAAGCCATCGAGCACATCAACCGCTATTCGTCACAGCACACCGAGGCCATCGTCAGCGAGAATTACACGCACGCCATGCGCTTCCTGCGCGAGGTGGATTCGAGCAGCGTGATGGTGAATGCCTCGACGCGCTTCGCCGACGGCTTCGAGTATGGCCTGGGCGCCGAAATCGGCATTTCCACCGACAAGATCCACGCGCGCGGCCCGGTCGGCCTCGACGGCCTCACGAGCCAGAAATGGATCGTGCTCGGCAATGGCGAAGTTCGCTCATGA
- a CDS encoding acyl-CoA thioesterase, which translates to MPRIRIELPEELPFSTELAIYQSHINYGGHLDNALLLTLVSEARSRFFKSLGYHEGNVEGVGIIVADAALQYRSEAFQGETMVVRMTANDFGKNGCDLVWQMCEKETGREVARGKAGIVFMDYAARKVAPVPEEFQRRTNPSGKA; encoded by the coding sequence ATGCCGCGCATCAGGATCGAACTACCCGAAGAGCTGCCCTTCAGCACCGAATTGGCCATCTACCAGAGTCACATCAATTACGGCGGCCATCTCGACAATGCCCTGCTGCTGACGCTGGTATCGGAAGCGCGCTCGCGCTTCTTCAAGTCGCTGGGCTATCACGAAGGCAATGTCGAAGGCGTGGGCATCATCGTGGCCGACGCCGCGCTGCAATACCGGTCGGAAGCCTTCCAGGGCGAAACCATGGTCGTGCGCATGACGGCCAACGACTTCGGCAAGAACGGCTGCGACCTCGTCTGGCAGATGTGCGAAAAGGAAACGGGACGCGAAGTGGCCCGCGGCAAGGCGGGCATCGTTTTCATGGATTATGCGGCACGCAAGGTCGCCCCCGTCCCCGAGGAATTTCAACGTCGCACGAACCCGTCCGGCAAGGCGTGA
- the mlaE gene encoding lipid asymmetry maintenance ABC transporter permease subunit MlaE, whose product MLIHLGGNVTRRIWRLGFAARFFMAILLHSGTALRRFHLTIREIYFTGVLSLIIILVSGLFVGMVLGLQGYDTLQRYGSSEALGVLVALSLVRELGPVVAALLFASRAGSAITAEIGLMKATEQISAMEMMAVNPIARVVAPRYWAGVISMPLLAALFSAMGIFGGYLVGVQLIGVDEGSFWSQMQASVDFREDILNGFIKSCVFGTIISWIAVFEGYDAEPTAEGVSGATTRTVVTSSLAVLAADFILTALMFRGA is encoded by the coding sequence ATGCTGATTCATCTGGGCGGCAACGTCACCCGCCGCATCTGGCGCCTGGGTTTCGCCGCCCGTTTCTTCATGGCGATCCTGCTGCATTCGGGTACGGCGCTGCGCCGCTTTCACCTGACCATCCGTGAAATCTATTTCACCGGCGTGCTGAGCCTGATCATCATCCTGGTGTCGGGTTTGTTCGTCGGCATGGTGCTCGGCCTGCAGGGTTACGACACCCTGCAACGTTACGGCTCCAGCGAGGCGCTCGGCGTGCTGGTGGCATTGTCGCTGGTGCGCGAGCTCGGCCCGGTGGTGGCGGCCTTGCTGTTTGCCAGCCGCGCCGGCTCGGCGATCACGGCCGAAATCGGTTTGATGAAGGCCACCGAGCAGATTTCGGCCATGGAGATGATGGCGGTCAATCCCATCGCCCGCGTCGTCGCGCCGCGCTACTGGGCCGGAGTGATCTCCATGCCGCTGCTGGCCGCGCTGTTCTCGGCGATGGGGATCTTCGGCGGCTATCTGGTCGGCGTGCAGCTGATCGGCGTCGATGAGGGGTCGTTCTGGTCGCAGATGCAGGCTTCCGTCGATTTCCGCGAGGACATCCTCAACGGCTTCATCAAGAGCTGCGTGTTCGGCACCATCATCAGCTGGATCGCCGTCTTCGAAGGCTACGACGCCGAACCGACGGCCGAAGGCGTCTCGGGCGCCACCACGCGCACCGTCGTCACCTCGTCACTGGCGGTGCTGGCCGCCGATTTCATCCTTACTGCACTCATGTTCCGGGGGGCTTGA
- the leuS gene encoding leucine--tRNA ligase → MQEKYSPSQLEQAAQAYWETQSAFRVSADPSLPKYYCLSMFPYPSGKLHMGHVRNYTIGDVLSRYHRMRGFNVLQPMGWDAFGLPAENAAIKNNVPPARWTRENIATMKQQLQALGFAIDWSRELATCDADYYKWNQWLFLRMLEKGIAYKKTQVVNWDPVDQTVLANEQVIDGRGWRTGALVEKREIPGYYLGITQYAEELLNDLDTLDGWPERVKLMQANWIGKSVGVRFAFTHGIRDESGQLIDDGKLWVFTTRADTIMGVTFCAVAAEHPLASFAARNDPELAAFIEECKQGSVMEADMATMEKAGRPTGLSVTHPLTGEEIPVWVGNYVLMSYGDGAVMAVPAHDERDFAFAKKYQLPIRQVIDVAGQNFSADAWQDWYADKENGVCVNSGTLNGLNVLDGLAYAAAVDKVAELLAAKGLGDKKVQWRLRDWGISRQRYWGCPIPIIHCAKCGDVPVPDSQLPVVLPEDCVPDGSGNPLNRLTSFIDCACPQCGSAAKRETDTMDTFVDSSWYYARYASGQTERAMVDEETNYWMTVDQYIGGIEHAILHLLYSRFWTKVMRDMGLVNYREPFARLLTQGMVLKTAFFHKPENGGKNYYWEEDITIARGPQGQITGASLKDGTKLEFEMTTMSKSKNNGVDPQAIIDQYGADTARLFMMFAAPPEQTLEWSDAGVEGAYRFLRRLWSFAHAAQARIRPLGSAAVPDKLAADALAGVRREIHLNLKQANYDLGKQQFNTVVSAAMKMLNALEKAPQEDAETAFVIHEGLSILLRLLSPITPHISHALWRELGYGEDILQARWPEPLEAALAQDELELVLQVNGKHRGNLRVPASADKAAIEAAALAAETAQKYMEGKPAKKVVVVPGRLVNIVV, encoded by the coding sequence ATGCAGGAAAAGTACAGCCCCAGCCAACTCGAACAGGCCGCCCAGGCGTATTGGGAAACGCAGTCCGCCTTCCGCGTCAGCGCCGACCCATCGCTGCCCAAATATTACTGCCTGTCGATGTTCCCCTATCCTTCGGGCAAGCTGCACATGGGGCATGTGCGCAACTACACCATCGGCGACGTGCTCTCGCGCTACCACCGCATGCGCGGATTCAACGTGCTGCAGCCGATGGGCTGGGATGCCTTCGGCCTGCCGGCGGAAAACGCCGCCATCAAGAACAACGTGCCGCCGGCCCGCTGGACGCGCGAGAACATCGCCACCATGAAGCAGCAGCTCCAGGCGCTGGGCTTTGCCATCGACTGGAGCCGCGAGTTGGCGACCTGCGACGCCGACTACTACAAGTGGAACCAGTGGCTGTTCCTGCGCATGCTGGAAAAGGGCATCGCCTACAAGAAAACCCAGGTAGTGAATTGGGATCCGGTCGACCAGACCGTGCTGGCCAACGAGCAGGTCATCGACGGCCGTGGCTGGCGCACCGGCGCCCTGGTGGAAAAACGCGAAATTCCCGGCTATTACCTGGGCATCACCCAGTACGCCGAAGAACTGCTGAATGACCTCGACACGCTGGACGGCTGGCCCGAGCGGGTCAAGTTGATGCAGGCCAACTGGATCGGCAAGTCGGTCGGCGTGCGTTTCGCCTTCACGCACGGCATCCGCGACGAAAGCGGCCAACTGATCGACGACGGCAAGCTGTGGGTATTCACCACCCGCGCCGACACCATCATGGGCGTGACCTTCTGCGCCGTGGCCGCCGAGCATCCGCTGGCCAGCTTCGCCGCGCGCAACGACCCGGAACTCGCCGCCTTCATCGAGGAGTGCAAGCAAGGCTCGGTGATGGAAGCCGACATGGCGACGATGGAAAAGGCCGGCCGTCCGACGGGCCTGTCCGTCACCCACCCGCTCACCGGCGAAGAAATTCCGGTGTGGGTCGGCAACTACGTGCTGATGAGCTACGGCGACGGCGCGGTGATGGCCGTGCCGGCGCACGATGAGCGCGACTTTGCCTTCGCGAAGAAGTATCAGTTGCCGATCAGGCAGGTCATCGACGTCGCCGGCCAGAACTTCTCGGCCGATGCCTGGCAGGACTGGTATGCCGACAAGGAAAACGGCGTCTGCGTGAATTCCGGAACATTGAACGGGTTGAACGTGCTGGATGGTCTCGCCTACGCTGCGGCCGTCGACAAGGTCGCCGAACTGCTCGCCGCCAAGGGACTGGGCGACAAGAAAGTGCAATGGCGCCTGCGCGACTGGGGCATCTCGCGCCAGCGCTATTGGGGCTGCCCGATCCCGATCATCCACTGCGCCAAATGCGGCGACGTGCCGGTGCCCGACAGCCAGTTGCCCGTCGTGCTGCCCGAAGACTGCGTGCCGGACGGTTCCGGCAATCCGCTCAACAGGCTGACCAGCTTCATCGACTGCGCCTGTCCGCAGTGCGGTAGCGCGGCAAAGCGCGAAACCGACACCATGGATACCTTCGTCGATTCGTCCTGGTACTACGCCCGCTATGCCAGCGGCCAGACCGAACGGGCGATGGTCGATGAGGAAACGAATTACTGGATGACCGTCGACCAGTACATCGGCGGCATCGAGCACGCCATCCTGCACCTGCTCTACTCGCGCTTCTGGACCAAGGTGATGCGCGACATGGGACTGGTGAATTACCGCGAGCCTTTCGCCCGCCTGCTCACCCAGGGCATGGTGCTGAAGACCGCCTTCTTCCACAAACCCGAAAACGGCGGCAAGAACTACTACTGGGAAGAAGACATCACGATCGCTCGCGGGCCGCAAGGCCAGATCACCGGCGCATCCCTCAAGGACGGAACAAAGCTGGAATTCGAGATGACGACCATGTCGAAATCGAAGAACAACGGCGTCGATCCGCAGGCCATCATCGACCAGTACGGCGCCGACACGGCGCGGCTGTTCATGATGTTCGCCGCCCCGCCCGAACAGACGCTGGAGTGGTCGGATGCCGGCGTCGAAGGCGCGTATCGCTTCCTGCGCCGGCTGTGGAGCTTCGCCCATGCCGCACAGGCGCGGATACGCCCCCTCGGCAGCGCCGCCGTCCCGGACAAGCTGGCGGCCGATGCGCTGGCCGGCGTGCGCCGCGAAATCCACCTCAACCTCAAGCAGGCCAACTACGACCTGGGCAAGCAGCAGTTCAACACCGTCGTCTCGGCGGCGATGAAAATGCTGAACGCCCTGGAAAAAGCCCCGCAGGAAGATGCGGAAACCGCGTTCGTCATCCATGAAGGCCTGTCCATCCTGCTGCGCCTGCTCTCGCCGATCACCCCGCACATCAGCCACGCCCTCTGGCGCGAACTGGGCTATGGTGAGGACATCCTGCAAGCCCGCTGGCCGGAACCCCTGGAAGCCGCGCTGGCCCAGGACGAACTGGAACTGGTGCTGCAGGTGAACGGCAAGCATCGCGGCAACCTGCGGGTGCCCGCCAGCGCCGACAAGGCCGCCATCGAAGCCGCCGCGCTCGCCGCCGAGACGGCGCAGAAATACATGGAAGGCAAACCGGCGAAGAAAGTCGTCGTCGTGCCGGGGCGCCTGGTTAACATCGTCGTCTGA
- the holA gene encoding DNA polymerase III subunit delta, whose amino-acid sequence MQLRPDQLDTHLARPLASLYLLHGDEPLLVLEAADAIRKAARAQGYEEREVLVAGPGFRWDQLQLAGGNMSLFGGNKLIDLRIPNGKPGREGGEALQRHAAQPMDGVVTLITLPQLDWQAKKAAWFTVLSAGSSNVAIELNAPALRQLPDWIAARLARQQQSAVPEALEFIAAHVEGNLLAAHQEIQKLGLLYPAGQLTLAQVEEAVLDVARFDVDKLRTALLAGDGARCARLLDGLRAEDTAPTLILWALAQEARTLAQLRAQLDRGASFDVACSTARIFGARQSAYRQAVQRCPTPLLRNALLQAARIDRMIKGLTRGDLWDEFLQLTLRLTQTRLTPRASS is encoded by the coding sequence ATGCAACTGCGCCCGGATCAGCTCGATACGCATCTGGCCAGGCCGCTCGCCTCCCTGTACCTGCTGCATGGCGACGAGCCGCTGCTGGTGCTGGAAGCGGCCGACGCCATCCGCAAGGCGGCGCGCGCGCAGGGCTACGAAGAACGCGAAGTGCTGGTCGCCGGGCCGGGTTTTCGCTGGGATCAGCTCCAGCTTGCCGGCGGCAACATGTCGCTGTTCGGCGGCAACAAACTGATCGACCTGCGCATACCCAACGGCAAGCCGGGGCGCGAGGGCGGCGAGGCACTGCAGCGCCATGCCGCGCAACCGATGGACGGCGTCGTCACGCTGATCACCCTGCCGCAACTCGACTGGCAGGCGAAAAAGGCGGCGTGGTTCACCGTACTCAGCGCGGGCAGCAGCAACGTCGCCATCGAACTCAACGCGCCGGCGCTGCGCCAGCTACCCGACTGGATCGCCGCGCGCCTGGCCCGCCAGCAGCAATCGGCCGTGCCCGAAGCGCTCGAATTCATCGCCGCCCATGTCGAAGGCAATCTGCTCGCCGCGCACCAGGAAATCCAGAAGCTCGGCCTGCTCTATCCGGCAGGTCAGCTCACGTTGGCGCAAGTCGAGGAAGCGGTACTCGACGTCGCCCGCTTCGACGTCGACAAGCTGCGCACGGCGCTGCTCGCCGGCGACGGTGCACGCTGCGCGCGCCTGCTCGACGGACTGCGCGCCGAAGACACCGCGCCGACCTTGATCCTCTGGGCGCTGGCGCAGGAAGCCCGCACCCTGGCCCAGTTGCGCGCCCAGCTCGATCGGGGGGCGAGCTTCGATGTGGCCTGCAGTACCGCCAGAATTTTCGGCGCGCGCCAAAGCGCCTATCGTCAGGCCGTCCAGCGCTGCCCGACGCCGCTGTTGCGCAATGCGCTCTTGCAAGCCGCGCGCATCGACCGCATGATCAAGGGTCTGACGCGCGGCGATCTGTGGGATGAATTCCTGCAACTGACGCTGCGCCTGACCCAAACCAGACTGACGCCCAGGGCAAGTTCATGA